The following proteins come from a genomic window of Gossypium raimondii isolate GPD5lz chromosome 5, ASM2569854v1, whole genome shotgun sequence:
- the LOC105770400 gene encoding protein OXIDATIVE STRESS 3 LIKE 4, with amino-acid sequence MEVVVGPTFGMEATASAAAAVYVRERSEEKVGSSCFFLKEEAVGAPNLGSPDVFSESSSSIGSPGDSEDEEEEEDGVVSSGTSGGLASLGSLEDSLPIKRGLSNHYAGKSKSFANLLDVSTVKEVPKAENPFNKRRRVLLANKWNKSRKSSFYSWQNPNSMPLLALNEDDEETPSSSSSSSSSSFSSSSNDKLPVAAIKPKLQQQSKLKVTLKSQSCFSLTDLQVQVEPQ; translated from the exons ATGGAGGTTGTCGTGGGTCCCACGTTCGGCATGGAGGCCACTGCATCGGCGGCCGCCGCCGTGTATGTTAGAGAGCGGTCGGAGGAGAAGGTAGGGTCGTCTTGCTTTTTTCTCAAGGAGGAAGCTGTTGGGGCGCCGAATCTGGGGTCACCGGATGTGTTCTCGGAGAGTTCGTCCTCGATTGGGTCACCGGGAGACAGCGAGgatgaagaggaagaggaagacgGCGTCGTTTCATCTGGAACAAGTGGAGGGTTGGCTTCTTTGGGTTCCCTAGAGGACTCCCTTCCCATCAA GAGGGGATTATCAAATCACTATGCTGGAAAATCAAAGTCATTTGCTAATCTGTTAGATGTAAGCACAGTAAAAGAGGTGCCAAAAGCAGAGAACCCATTCAACAAAAGGAGAAGGGTATTGCTTGCAAACAAATGGAACAAGTCCAGGAAGTCGTCTTTCTATTCATGGCAAAATCCCAACTCCATGCCGCTCCTTGCTTTGAATGAAGACGATGAAGAAAccccatcatcatcatcgtcgtCGTCTTcctcatcattttcatcatcatcaaatgACAAACTACCAGTAGCAGCAATAAAACCCAAGTTGCAGCAGCAAAGCAAGCTGAAGGTCACTCTCAAATCGCAGAGTTGTTTTTCTTTAACAGATCTGCAAGTACAAGTTGAACCTCAATAA
- the LOC105768865 gene encoding coatomer subunit beta-1 — protein MEKSCTLLIHFDKGTPAIANEIKEALEGNDVPAKIDAMKKAIMLLLNGETLPQLFITIVRYVLPSEDHTVQKLLLLYLEIIEKTDTKGRVLPEMILICQNLRNNLQHPNEYIRGVTLRFLCRLNETEIIEPLIPSVLQNLEHRHPFIRRNAILAVMSIYKLPQGEQLLVDAPEMIEKVLSTEQDASAKRNAFLMLFTCAQDRAVNYLLTHVDRVSEWGELLQMVVLELIRKVCRTNRAEKGKYIKIIISLLNAPSTAVIYECAGTLVSLSSAPTAIRAAANTYCQLLLSQSDNNVKLIVLDRLNELKSSHRDIMVDLIMDVLRALSSPNLDIRRKTLDIVLELITPRNINEVVLMLKKEVMKTQSGELEKNGEYRQMLIQAIHSCAIKFPEVASTVVHLLMDFLGDSNVASAIDVVVFVREIIETNPKLRVSIITRLLDTFYQIRAARVCSCALWIIGEYCLSLSEVESGMATIKQCLGELPFYSVSEEGEATDASKKTPQANSITVSSRRPAVLADGTYATQSAASETAFSAPTVVQGSLASGNLRSLLLTGDFFLGAVVACTLTKLVLRLQEVQPSKVEVNKATTQALLIFVSMLQLGQSPVLPHPIDNDSNDRIVLCIRLLCDTGDGIRKIWLQSCRQSFVKMLSEKQLRETEELKAKAQVSHAQPDDLIDFYHLKSRKGMSQLELEDEVQDDLKRATGEFVNDNDDANKLNRILQLTGFSDPVYAEAYVTVHHYDIVLDITVINRTKETLQNLCLELATMGDLKLVERPQNYTLAPESSKQIKANIKVSSTETGVIFGNIVYETSNVLERTVVVLNDIHIDIMDYISPAVCTDAAFRTMWAEFEWENKVAVNTVIQDEKEFLNHIIKSTNMKCLTPVSALDDECGFLAANLYAKSVFGEDALVNLSVEKQADGKLSGYIRIRSKTQGIALSLGDKITLKQKGGG, from the exons ATGGAGAAGTCCTGTACTCTTCTTATTCACTTTGACAAAGGCACACCTGCAATTGCTAATGAGATTAAAGAAGCACTTGAAGGAAACGATGTTCCTGCAAAGATTGATGCCATGAAGAAAGCAATTATGCTTTTGTTGAATGGTGAAACTCTCCCCCAACTCTTTATCACCATTGTCAGATATGTTTTGCCTTCAGAGGACCACACGGTGCAAAAGCTTTTGCTTCTGTACTTGGAGATAATTGAGAAAACTGATACAAAAGGGAGGGTATTACCTGAAATGATATTGATATGCCAAAATTTGAGGAACAATCTTCAACATCCAAATGAATATATTCGTGGCGTGACCTTGAGGTTTCTTTGTCGCTTGAATGAGACAGAGATTATTGAGCCACTGATCCCTTCAGTTTTGCAAAACCTGGAGCATCGGCACCCATTTATTAGGAGGAATGCTATATTAGCTGTCATGTCGATATACAAGCTTCCACAGGGTGAGCAGCTCTTGGTTGATGCACCTGAAATGATCGAGAAGGTCCTTTCAACGGAGCAGGATGCATCTGCCAAGCGGAATGCATTCCTTATGCTATTTACTTGTGCACAAGATCGAGCTGTTAATTACCTCTTGACCCATGTTGATAGGGTTTCTGAATGGGGTGAATTGCTTCAGATGGTTGTGTTAGAGCTGATCCGAAAGGTTTGCAGAACAAATCGTGCCGAGAAAGGGAAGTATATTAAGATTATTATATCTTTATTAAATGCCCCATCAACTGCAGTTATTTATGAGTGTGCTGGCACTCTTGTTTCTCTGTCATCTGCTCCCACTGCTATTAGAGCTGCTGCCAACACTTACTGTCAGCTTCTTCTTTCTCAAAGTGACAACAATGTGAAGCTTATTGTACTAGATCGGCTGAATGAGCTCAAGTCTTCTCATAGAGATATTATGGTTGATCTGATCATGGATGTACTTCGGGCACTTTCAAGTCCAAATCTTGACATCCGGAGGAAGACGCTTGATATTGTTCTTGAGTTAATAACTCCTCGAAACATCAATGAGGTTGTTCTCATGTTGAAGAAGGAAGTTATGAAGACTCAAAGTGGAGAGCTTGAAAAGAATGGAGAATACAGACAAATGCTCATTCAAGCTATTCATTCCTGTGCAATTAAGTTCCCAGAAGTTGCAAGCACAGTTGTGCATCTTCTTATGGATTTCTTGGGTGACAGTAATGTTGCTTCAGCCATTGATGTTGTGGTTTTTGTTCGAGAAATAATTGAGACTAACCCTAAACTTAGGGTCTCCATTATAACAAGGCTATTGGATACATTCTATCAGATCCGAGCTGCACGGGTTTGCTCCTGTGCCCTTTGGATCATTGGAGAGTATTGCCTGTCTCTATCCGAAGTTGAGAGTGGGATGGCAACCATAAAGCAGTGCCTCGGAGAGCTACCTTTCTACTCCGTTTCTGAGGAAGGGGAAGCTACTGATGCTTCTAAGAAAACTCCACAGGCAAACTCGATTACTGTCTCCTCAAGGAGACCAGCTGTTCTTGCTGACGGTACTTACGCAACCCAGAGTGCTGCCTCTGAAACTGCTTTCTCTGCTCCTACCGTTGTTCAGGGATCATTGGCTTCCGGGAATCTCAGATCTCTTCTCCTCACAGGCGACTTTTTCCTTGGGGCAGTTGTTGCGTGCACTTTGACTAAACTTGTTCTGAGGTTACAGGAGGTACAGCCATCAAAAGTTGAAGTTAACAAAGCAACCACACAGGCATTGCTGATCTTTGTCTCTATGCTGCAATTAGGACAATCACCTGTTCTTCCACACCCAATTGATAATGATTCTAATGATAGGATTGTTCTGTGCATAAGATTGTTGTGTGATACTGGTGATGGCATCAGGAAAATATGGTTGCAATCTTGCCGCCAGAGTTTTGTAAAAATGCTTTCGGAGAAACAGTTGCGAGAAACCGAGGAATTGAAGGCAAAGGCTCAGGTTTCTCATGCACAACCAGATGACCTTATTGATTTCTACCATTTGAAGAGTAGGAAG GGTATGAGCCAGCTGGAGTTGGAGGATGAGGTTCAAGATGATTTAAAACGTGCAACTGGAGAGTTTGTCAACGATAATGATGACGCAAATAAGCTCAACCGCATTCTTCAACTTACTGGATTTAGCGATCCAGTATATGCTGAAGCCTATGTCACTGTGCACCACTATGATATTGTTCTTGATATAACAGTTATCAATAGGACCAAGGAAACCCTTCAGAATTTGTGTTTGGAGTTGGCAACTATGGGTGATCTGAAACTCGTTGAGCGTCCACAAAACTATACCCTAGCCCCTGAATCTAGCAAGCAAATAAAAGCCAACATCAAGGTGTCATCAACTGAGACCGGAGTCATATTTGGCAACATTGTTTACGAGACTTCGAATGTGCTTGAAAGAACTGTTGTTGTTCTTAATGACATTCATATTGATATCATGGACTATATTTCTCCTGCCGTTTGTACCGATGCTGCATTCAGAACTATGTGGGCAGAATTTGAGTGGGAAAACAAG GTTGCTGTTAACACTGTAATCCAAGATGAGAAGGAATTCCTTAATCATATTATCAAGTCAACCAATATGAAGTGTCTCACACCAGT ATCTGCGCTAGATGATGAGTGCGGATTCCTGGCAGCTAACCTTTACGCGAAAAGTGTGTTTGGGGAGGATGCCTTGGTAAATTTGAGCGTTGAGAAACAAGCAGATGGGAAACTTAGTGGGTACATCAGGATAAGGAGCAAGACCCAGGGTATTGCTCTTAGTCTCGGGGATAAGATTACTCTAAAACAAAAGGGAGGCGGTTGA
- the LOC105771229 gene encoding uncharacterized protein LOC105771229: MCLVFVCDEDERVISRQPAPGACPYCGGMVQAMDVESQWRFCFLPLYFKTKRRYYCSFCARRLVVH; encoded by the coding sequence ATGTGCTTGGTGTTCGTATGTGATGAGGATGAAAGGGTGATATCGAGGCAGCCGGCACCAGGAGCCTGTCCCTACTGCGGTGGGATGGTGCAAGCCATGGATGTTGAAAGCCAGTGGAGGTTCTGCTTTTTGCCTTTGTATTTTAAGACCAAAAGGAGGTACTACTGCAGCTTTTGCGCCAGGCGCTTGGTTGTTCATTGA
- the LOC105769306 gene encoding pathogenesis-related protein PRB1-3, which translates to MRTKFSRGLLGGFLLLSSLVSLSLSYSADDVSSRRLLKATSNRGIQQYLIPHNKLRAERGLPPLKWSKKLANYASWWAHKRQGDCRLIHSNSNYGENLFWGSGSDWKPRDAVTAWAAEKRNYNRKTNSCRKNKECLHYTQIIWRNSLKVGCAKVVCRTGDTLVSCNYDPHGNVMGQKPF; encoded by the coding sequence ATGAGAACCAAGTTTTCACGTGGTCTACTAGGAGGCTTCCTTCTCCTTTCTTCGCTCGTTTCATTATCTTTATCATACTCAGCCGACGATGTTTCTTCCAGACGGTTGCTTAAAGCAACTTCTAATAGGGGAATTCAACAGTATCTGATACCTCACAACAAGTTAAGAGCAGAGCGTGGGCTCCCTCCTCTCAAATGGAGCAAAAAACTGGCAAATTATGCTTCCTGGTGGGCACATAAGAGACAAGGAGATTGTCGCCTGATTCATTCGAATAGCAATTACGGGGAGAACCTCTTCTGGGGCAGCGGCAGTGATTGGAAACCGAGGGATGCAGTGACAGCTTGGGCAGCAGAGAAAAGGAACTACAACCGTAAAACTAATAGTTGCAGAAAAAATAAAGAGTGCCTGCATTATACTCAAATAATATGGAGAAATAGCTTGAAGGTTGGATGTGCCAAAGTCGTGTGCAGAACCGGCGATACATTAGTCTCGTGTAACTATGATCCCCATGGTAATGTGATGGGGCAGAAGCCTTTCTAA
- the LOC105769305 gene encoding F-box protein AFR isoform X1, which yields MTRGLYFFNTQIKTAPSYPSTDYHIHCREISKFFLISSWFKALVYAKRFKDFMAVSKSSSGKQQNDRDQEYHKKSEPLIPGLPDEIAELCLLHLPYPYQSLARSVCCSWNRTITNPGFLLSRRSLSLSLPYLFVFAFHNSTARIQWQAFDPRSGRWFILPPMPCPKSVFPPGFACTSIPRQGQLYVLGGMRSDTQTSINTTVVYTTSTNQWSIASPMVTPRSFFAAGNVNGKIIAVGGSGAEYNDSITSVECYDTRKDTWEHVAKMRVGLARYDSAVVGSKLYVTEGWTWPFLFSPRGSIYDLENDTWQEMKDGMKEGWTGVSVVVGDRLFVISEYGDCPMKVYVPDRDAWQYVGGDKFPREAMQRPFAVSGVEGRIYVVSSGLNVAIGTPIEGQNAEFIAKWEVVAAPKGFHDFSPLSCQVLYA from the exons ATGACACGTGgcctttatttctttaacacCCAAATTAAAACGGCACCTTCCTATCCATCGACAGACTACCACATACACTGTAGAGAAATATCCAAGTTCTTTCTAATTTCCTCTTGGTTCAAAG CTCTAGTCTACGCCAAGAGGTTCAAAGATTTTATGGCTGTTTCCAAGTCTTCCTCGGGCAAGCAACAAAACGACCGTGATCAAGAATATCACAAGAAATCGGAGCCGTTGATTCCAGGGCTACCCGACGAGATCGCAGAGCTTTGTCTTCTTCATCTTCCATATCCATACCAATCGTTGGCACGTTCAGTATGTTGCTCATGGAACAGGACCATAACCAACCCTGGCTTCCTTCTCTCCAGGAGATCCTTATCGCTTTCTCTGCCTTATCTGTTCGTTTTCGCTTTTCATAACTCAACGGCCAGGATACAATGGCAAGCTTTTGACCCGCGATCAGGCCGTTGGTTTATATTACCTCCCATGCCTTGTCCCAAGTCTGTGTTCCCACCAGGGTTTGCTTGTACTTCGATTCCACGTCAAGGCCAGCTCTACGTTTTAGGTGGTATGCGTTCAGACACACAAACTTCCATCAACACAACGGTCGTCTACACTacatccacaaatcaatggtcCATAGCGTCTCCCATGGTGACCCCACGGTCGTTCTTCGCTGCGGGGAATGTTAATGGCAAGATCATTGCCGTCGGTGGAAGTGGGGCCGAGTATAATGATTCCATCACCTCTGTAGAGTGCTATGATACACGGAAGGACACGTGGGAACACGTTGCTAAAATGCGCGTGGGATTGGCCAGGTATGATTCGGCTGTGGTGGGGAGCAAGTTGTACGTGACAGAGGGGTGGACGTGGCCTTTCCTGTTTTCGCCAAGAGGAAGTATTTACGACCTGGAGAATGACACGTGGCAGGAGATGAAGGACGGGATGAAAGAAGGTTGGACCGGGGTGAGTGTGGTTGTGGGCGACAGGCTGTTTGTAATTTCAGAATACGGTGATTGCCCGATGAAGGTATATGTTCCTGATCGTGACGCGTGGCAGTACGTAGGTGGTGATAAATTCCCACGTGAGGCAATGCAGAGGCCATTCGCTGTGAGTGGAGTGGAAGGGAGAATCTACGTGGTGTCAAGTGGGCTAAACGTGGCAATAGGGACACCAATCGAGGGACAAAACGCGGAGTTTATAGCGAAGTGGGAGGTGGTGGCTGCCCCAAAGGGTTTCCACGACTTCTCCCCTTTGAGTTGCCAAGTGCTTTATGCCTAG
- the LOC105769305 gene encoding F-box protein AFR isoform X2 — translation MAVSKSSSGKQQNDRDQEYHKKSEPLIPGLPDEIAELCLLHLPYPYQSLARSVCCSWNRTITNPGFLLSRRSLSLSLPYLFVFAFHNSTARIQWQAFDPRSGRWFILPPMPCPKSVFPPGFACTSIPRQGQLYVLGGMRSDTQTSINTTVVYTTSTNQWSIASPMVTPRSFFAAGNVNGKIIAVGGSGAEYNDSITSVECYDTRKDTWEHVAKMRVGLARYDSAVVGSKLYVTEGWTWPFLFSPRGSIYDLENDTWQEMKDGMKEGWTGVSVVVGDRLFVISEYGDCPMKVYVPDRDAWQYVGGDKFPREAMQRPFAVSGVEGRIYVVSSGLNVAIGTPIEGQNAEFIAKWEVVAAPKGFHDFSPLSCQVLYA, via the coding sequence ATGGCTGTTTCCAAGTCTTCCTCGGGCAAGCAACAAAACGACCGTGATCAAGAATATCACAAGAAATCGGAGCCGTTGATTCCAGGGCTACCCGACGAGATCGCAGAGCTTTGTCTTCTTCATCTTCCATATCCATACCAATCGTTGGCACGTTCAGTATGTTGCTCATGGAACAGGACCATAACCAACCCTGGCTTCCTTCTCTCCAGGAGATCCTTATCGCTTTCTCTGCCTTATCTGTTCGTTTTCGCTTTTCATAACTCAACGGCCAGGATACAATGGCAAGCTTTTGACCCGCGATCAGGCCGTTGGTTTATATTACCTCCCATGCCTTGTCCCAAGTCTGTGTTCCCACCAGGGTTTGCTTGTACTTCGATTCCACGTCAAGGCCAGCTCTACGTTTTAGGTGGTATGCGTTCAGACACACAAACTTCCATCAACACAACGGTCGTCTACACTacatccacaaatcaatggtcCATAGCGTCTCCCATGGTGACCCCACGGTCGTTCTTCGCTGCGGGGAATGTTAATGGCAAGATCATTGCCGTCGGTGGAAGTGGGGCCGAGTATAATGATTCCATCACCTCTGTAGAGTGCTATGATACACGGAAGGACACGTGGGAACACGTTGCTAAAATGCGCGTGGGATTGGCCAGGTATGATTCGGCTGTGGTGGGGAGCAAGTTGTACGTGACAGAGGGGTGGACGTGGCCTTTCCTGTTTTCGCCAAGAGGAAGTATTTACGACCTGGAGAATGACACGTGGCAGGAGATGAAGGACGGGATGAAAGAAGGTTGGACCGGGGTGAGTGTGGTTGTGGGCGACAGGCTGTTTGTAATTTCAGAATACGGTGATTGCCCGATGAAGGTATATGTTCCTGATCGTGACGCGTGGCAGTACGTAGGTGGTGATAAATTCCCACGTGAGGCAATGCAGAGGCCATTCGCTGTGAGTGGAGTGGAAGGGAGAATCTACGTGGTGTCAAGTGGGCTAAACGTGGCAATAGGGACACCAATCGAGGGACAAAACGCGGAGTTTATAGCGAAGTGGGAGGTGGTGGCTGCCCCAAAGGGTTTCCACGACTTCTCCCCTTTGAGTTGCCAAGTGCTTTATGCCTAG